In Chryseobacterium oranimense, a single window of DNA contains:
- a CDS encoding glycoside hydrolase family 97 protein has translation MRKKVLYIVFSLLLISKSFAQVAEITSPDGQIKLHVFSEGGKVLYDVTFDGMIMLEKSPLGLITNESDFSKNLKFSDSKKEVISKKYTNRKIKKSNIDYHANTLTVRFINADDYQIGVDFQVSNNNIAFRYTIPPMKDRLSIVVQSEITGYRFPSQTTTFLSPMMKAMTGFARTAPSYESGYKADAELGISSDYGYVFPGLFHIGNEGWILLSETGVNSMYCASHLETTTEKSLYKVAYPNIAENNGFGSTGAAVSLPGKTPWRTITVGNSLKPIVETTIPFDVVDPMYEPSQEYQFGKSTWSWILWQDKSMNYDDQVKFIDLAAALKYQFILMDALWDKNIGKDRMKTLVQYAKSKNVGVLLWYNSNGAANDAPMGPRNKMSSSVERKKEMKWLKEAGVKGLKVDFFGGDKQETMRLYEDILSDANDYGLTIIFHGATVPRGWEVMYPNYAGSEAVLASEMLYFSEDVRKQEAFFATLHPFIRNTVGSMEFGGTFLNKYLTESNRDKNKRYTTDGFQLATAVLFQNPIQMFAIMPNNLTDAPEFELAFMKEVPTLWDETVFIDGYPGKYTVIARKHDEHWYAAGVNAEKQSKKLKMKLPMFAGKTIKLINDDTKGNSSEKEVKINAKGDFSIEMQPQGGFVLKD, from the coding sequence ATGAGAAAAAAAGTTTTATATATTGTATTCAGCCTGCTGCTGATAAGCAAAAGCTTTGCACAGGTGGCGGAAATCACAAGTCCTGACGGTCAAATTAAGCTTCATGTCTTTTCAGAAGGAGGTAAGGTTTTGTACGATGTTACCTTTGACGGAATGATAATGCTGGAAAAATCTCCCTTAGGTCTTATAACCAATGAATCCGATTTTTCAAAGAATCTGAAATTCTCCGACAGCAAAAAAGAAGTGATTTCTAAGAAATATACCAACCGGAAAATCAAAAAATCCAATATTGATTATCACGCCAATACATTAACCGTTCGTTTTATCAATGCAGACGATTATCAGATAGGTGTTGATTTTCAGGTAAGTAACAATAATATTGCTTTCCGGTACACCATTCCTCCAATGAAAGATCGGTTAAGCATTGTTGTACAGTCAGAAATAACAGGTTACAGATTCCCGTCACAGACCACTACTTTTCTTTCACCTATGATGAAGGCGATGACAGGATTTGCCCGTACAGCACCAAGCTATGAAAGCGGTTATAAAGCAGACGCCGAGCTGGGAATATCATCTGATTATGGGTATGTTTTCCCCGGTCTGTTTCATATCGGAAATGAAGGTTGGATATTACTTTCTGAGACAGGAGTGAACAGCATGTACTGTGCTTCCCATTTGGAAACCACAACAGAGAAAAGTCTTTATAAAGTAGCTTATCCGAACATTGCTGAAAATAACGGTTTCGGAAGTACGGGAGCAGCGGTTTCTCTTCCCGGAAAAACGCCATGGAGAACAATTACAGTAGGCAACTCTCTGAAACCCATTGTAGAAACTACCATTCCTTTTGATGTGGTAGATCCGATGTATGAGCCTTCACAGGAGTATCAGTTCGGAAAATCTACCTGGAGCTGGATTCTTTGGCAGGACAAAAGTATGAACTATGATGATCAGGTGAAATTCATAGACCTTGCTGCTGCGCTGAAATATCAGTTTATTCTTATGGATGCGCTTTGGGATAAAAATATAGGCAAAGACCGTATGAAAACCCTCGTTCAATATGCAAAATCGAAGAATGTCGGGGTATTACTTTGGTATAATTCCAATGGAGCGGCCAATGATGCGCCCATGGGACCCAGAAATAAAATGAGCTCATCCGTTGAACGTAAAAAGGAAATGAAATGGCTGAAAGAAGCGGGAGTAAAAGGATTGAAAGTGGATTTCTTCGGAGGAGATAAACAGGAAACCATGCGTCTTTACGAAGATATTCTGTCGGATGCCAATGATTACGGATTAACCATTATTTTCCATGGAGCCACTGTCCCGAGAGGTTGGGAAGTGATGTACCCGAACTATGCAGGAAGCGAAGCCGTTCTTGCTTCAGAAATGCTTTATTTTTCAGAAGATGTACGTAAGCAGGAAGCTTTTTTTGCCACACTTCATCCTTTCATCAGAAATACAGTGGGAAGTATGGAATTCGGAGGGACTTTCCTCAATAAATATTTAACGGAATCCAACAGGGATAAAAATAAAAGATATACCACAGACGGATTTCAGCTGGCTACAGCAGTTCTTTTTCAAAATCCCATTCAGATGTTTGCTATAATGCCAAATAACCTTACAGATGCACCGGAATTTGAACTTGCCTTTATGAAAGAAGTCCCTACACTTTGGGATGAGACAGTCTTTATCGACGGCTATCCCGGCAAATATACAGTAATTGCAAGAAAACACGATGAACATTGGTATGCAGCAGGCGTGAATGCAGAAAAACAATCAAAAAAGCTGAAAATGAAGCTTCCGATGTTCGCCGGAAAAACGATAAAACTGATCAATGATGATACAAAAGGAAATTCTTCAGAGAAAGAAGTGAAAATAAATGCAAAAGGAGATTTCAGTATTGAAATGCAGCCACAGGGAGGCTTTGTACTGAAAGATTAA